TCCTTGTGAGCAAGATATACGCTATTGCCAGTTACACAAAACATGTTACATACTCTCCCTCTGCTGCCTGATTTCGCCTTAATGCCAGCCACAAGTTACTTGTATCCAAGAACTTAGTCAACGTCGCATCCGCTCACGCTTGTAGTCATACGCTTCATCCCAGTCGAGTTTGCCAAACAGGTCGAGCAGTCGTTCCCGCTCCCGCCGCGCGATGAACTCCTGCAAGGCTTTGTTGACGGTTTCCTTCCTGGTTTTCTCGCCACCGACCTGGAGCGCCTTTTTCAGTAGCTCGGGATCGATTGAAACGTACGTTGCCATTTTGTTGTGTTGTCCTCCACACATGAAACCAAACATGCCTTACGTAATGGTCAGCCCGTACCTGAAATTCCCAATCCAGATTGTTACTCGATAGCCTCACATGATAGCCCGCACCTCATCGGACCAGTCCCGCCAGATATCCATGTTGGTTTCGTCCGTCATGAGCGAGTCCGGCAGGGATTCCGGCGTTTTGAGGAAGCCGTAGATGGTCGCCTGGCGGATGATGTCTGAAGACGTATTCTGTCCGGCGATGTGCAGGATCTTGGTGTGCCACAGGACTGCCGTGCCGGCTGGACCGTGGCAATCGACGGGTCGGGTATCCCGCTTGATGCGCTGGATGACGGGATCGTTGTAGCCGGGTTTGCGTCCCGCCAGGTGTTCGTCCATATGCTTTGCGCCTTCGAGAAAGGCCTGCCACTGTTCGCGCCAGATCCGGCTGTGGCTTCCCGGCCAAACCGTGAAGCCGCCGGAATCGGGCGGCAGGTCGTCGAGATAGGCGGTCACCTGAAACCGGACGCGGCCGTAGCAGGCGCCGTCCGTGTGGGCGCCGCGGTAATCCGGACCGGGAGACGGGCTGCCCGGCAGGGTGCAGTACAGTCCGCGGGTCCCCTGTCCGGTGGACCACACCGGCCCCGTCCTGGGCAGGCGCAGCGCTTCTTCCGTAGTGAATGATCCCTTCTCGGGCCATTTCCCGGTCTCTTCGACCCCGTGGGTGGCCAGCCCGCCCACCACGTCGTCGGACATGAAGCACGGCCCGGTCGTCATGCCGGACTCATCCGCTCCGGCGGGCCAGACTACTGTGCCCTTTCCCAGCAATTGCTCGGCGACCTGCCAAAGGGCCCGGGGGGCCAGGTCGAGCATGAAGGGCTCGGTACCGTTACGGATATAGAAGCGGTGACCTTCGGTGAAGAAATAGGGGTCGCCGCCGATCTCGGGCCGCTTCGCTTTAAGTTGGCCACTTACTTCGTCGTTGAAATGCGCCCAGGTGGAGGGATCGTCGCGCTTCATGGCGGGATGGTGCGTTGTCACCGCATCCCACAGTGCTTCCCTGGCCTGCCGGCATAATTCGGGGTCGAGCACGGCGGGCAGCACGAGGAAACCGTCGCGCTTGAAGCGGGCGATCTGGTCGGTGGTGAGGAGCGGAACCTGCTTCACGCCCGGATTGGCTGGTGTTGGTCGCATAAGGTTTTTTACCTCCATCTACTTCCGTCATCCTCCTGAACCATGCTCTCCTCCACTTTCATCGCCTTCTCCGGCGCTACCGTGTTCACCGCCTCCTTCACCGTCTTCACGGTCTTCACCGCCTCCGTTATGTTCACCATCGCTTTCGCCACTGCTTCCATGCTCACCACCGGCCTCGCCGCCGTCGCCACCCGATCCATGTTCATCACCGCCTTCGCCACTGCTTCCATGCTCGCCTTCCCCTACCTCGGCGTGAGGCGTCCATCCGGTGAACGATTCTTCCGTCGCGGCCAGTGAGACCTCAGCGGTTTCGCCTGGTGCGAGATCGACCGGCATCGTGGGACCAAGTTCCGTACCGTTCGAAAGGTGGACTTCGACTCTGACCCCAGACAGCACGCTTTCCGTGGTATTCTGCACCGTTCCCACAAACGAATTGCTTCTGGCGTCGTAACGCAGGATGAGCCGGGCGCCTTTACGGATGACATCATAGGTCTCGTCCAGGGCTAAGGAAAGCCCCGATTCTTCCCCGTCGTTCGACTCGATCTCCAAGTTTTCGGCCCCGCCGTGCTCTGTACCCGATTCTTCGGACCCGCTGTGGTCCTCGCCGTCGCCCCGGTCGCTTGCGCACCCACTCAGTGCCCCCAGACCTATCATCGCGGCGAACCCTATCGCCGAGGTCCAGGCGATCAGCGTGCCAGTGAATGAACGAACAGTGGGTGCCAGACGCTCAAATACCCCCGTTCGCTCCGAACGCTCCATGTTCGCCATACTCGAAGCGCTTGCCATTCTCGACATGCGTGGTTTATCCATTGTCATTCGTCCTCTCCTCGATCACATGATCCCGCAGCATCGACGTGGCGCCGTCCGGCCGGAACGTACGGGGCTCCAGGTCGATCTCCTCCCCCGCGATCATCTTCCGGAGCAATTCGGCCACGCCGTCCACCGCCACGGGCGCCAGGGCCTCGCCCTTCTCCTTCGTCCCGTATTTGGCGGAACTCTCCATTTCCATGTCGGCTTCGTGCACCCGGTGGGGGAACAGGGCCATGGCCATGGAGGTCTCGTATTCGTCTGCATGGCCCGGCAGCCGGTTGTCGTCCATGTACTGGTAGACGACGTCGGCCGGATAGGTGTCCCAGTAGGAATTGAAACGCACGTTGACACCGAGCCGTTCCCGGAACGCGTCGATCCGGTTCATCATGGGGACTACATTGCCGCCGTGTCCGTTCAGGATGAGGATATTGGTCACGCCGCCCCGCTTGATGGCGTCGCACACGTCGTAGACGTACTCGGTGAAGATCTCCGCGCGCACGGTCAATGTGCCCCTGTGCTCCATCCAGTGCTCCGACACCCCGATGGCGATGGGCGACGCGACCACGACGTGTGGATAGAGCTTCAGCGCCGCGTTTTCCGCCATGTAGGCGACGCTGGCCGTGTCGTGGATCATTTCTAGGTGTTCCAGGTGCTGCTCCGTCGCGGCCGTGGGCACGATGGCCGCCTGGATAGTGCCGCCTTCGATCCCTTCCCTGAACTCCTTACGTGTCAGGTCTCCGATAAAAACACGCTTTCTCGACATGATGCAACTCCTGTGCTATGAGCTGGGTGCGGTGTGCGAATGACCGGATAACGGGATTTTAACGCTCCAGCGCCTGCTCGAGGTCCCGGATGATATCTTCGGCGTCTTCGAGTCCCACGGACATCCTGACGCGTTGGCCCTCGCGGTCTCCGGTGACGAGCGAACCCACGTCGCCCAGGCTCACCCAGGGCCGGCACAGGCGCACGCGGTCGAGGAATCGATCGATGGTTCCCTCGGCAATCTCGAAGCTTACCATCCCTCCGTAGCCTGTCCACTGCGCCCGCGCAACCTCGTGTCCGGGCGTGGAGGGAAGTCCGGGATACCAGGTCCGTCGTACTCGGGGGTGCGACTCCAGGAAGGCCGCCACGGCCCCGGCGTTCTCGACGTGCCGGTCCATGCGGATGGACAGCGTCTTGATCCCCCTGAGCAGGAGGAAGGCGTTTAGCGGGCTGAGTATGCCTCCGTAGGTGTTCCGCGTGCGTTTAACCTCTTCGCCGAGTTCGGGGTCACGGGTCGTTATGATCCCGGCCAGCGCGTCGCCGTGACCGCAGAGGTACTTGGTGGCACTGTGCAGCACTACGTCGGCTCCGAGATCCATCGGCCGGAACAGATGGGGGGACAGGAACGTGTTGTCGATTACGACCTTCGCGCCGGCCGCGTGGGCCTTGCGGATAACCGTGGGCGTGTCGATGATGTCCAGGGTGGGATTGGCCAGCGGTTCGAAGTAGACGACGTCCGTGGGTTTCTCGAGGGCCGTATCGAGCTGTTTCGGATCGCGCATGTCGATGATCTCGACATCGAACCCGAGCCTGGGGAGTTCCTCGGACATGAAGTGCCGGGTCCAGACATAGGTCGTCTGGTGGCTGACGATCCTGGAGCCCGCGCTGATGAGGGTCATCACGGCCTGGGTAACCGACGCCATGCCGCAGGCCGTGGCGATGCTGCGTCCCCCACCTTCCAAGGCGCACATCTTTTCCTCGAATGCCGAGAATGTGGGATTGCTTCCCCGGAGGTAGGCGCCGTCCACCGTGGTTGACTGGTAGATTGGCGTCGCCGACGTGTGCTCCGCCTCGCCCGCGTGGATGGACCGCGTGATGAATCCGTGCTCTTCGTTCATAGTTCTTTCCTTTACAGTCGCCGCTCGATGGACCCGTCCCGGCCGGTCCTCACCCTCGCGGCCTGCTGACCGGCCCGGCTGCGTTGGCCGCCTACAGTCGCCGCTCGATGGCCCGGACCATGCGGTCGATTTCCTCCCGGCTGTTATAGAAGTGGGTGGAAATCCGGAACACGGGCACGTCGTTGATGTGAAAGGCCACGGTCTCGATCTTCTCGTCGTCCCACATTTCCTGTCGGATCTTTTGAAGATCTGCACCCTCGATGGTAAAAGTGGTGATGAACCCGGACATCTCGGGGTCCCGTGGCGTCAGGAAGCGTACACCCCGGATGCGGCCGAGGCGTTCCCGCATGTAGTCGACCAGGCCGCGGCAGTAGGTCCGGATATGATCCCAGCCGATCTCCTGCTGGAAGTCGAGGGCCGTGTCCAATCCGATGAAGGGCGTTTGGTCCCGGGTGCCCATCATGTCGAACCGGCTGGCATTGGGGTTTGGGTGGGCGCTGGATCCCAGGATGAGCGGCTCGACCCGGTCGTGGGCGTCGTCCGATACGAAGAGCATGCCCGTGCCCTTGGGGGAAAGCGTCCACTTGTGGAGGCTGGACGCGTAGAAATGGGGATTCCATGCGTCCAGGTGCAGCGGCACCATGCTCACGGCATGCGCGCCGTCCACGACCACCCAGACGCCGCGGTCCCGTCCGATTTCGGTCAGTTCCTTCACAGGAGTGACCAACCCCGTAGACCAGTACACGTGGCCGAAGACCATGGCCGCCGTTTTTTCGTTCAGTCCGCTTTCAAACACATCAATAATCTGCTGCTGATCGGTGATCTCCATGGGGAGATGCACCCTTCGGACAGTCATGCCGTGCCGCTCGGCCACGTAGTCGAAACAGGCGTTGACCGCACCATACTCCTGGTCCGTCATCAGGATTTCGCCGCCCACCTTCCAGGTCACGCCCTGTGCGAAGACGCTGAGCGCCATGGTGGTGTTCTGGACCAGCGCGATACGCTCCGGCCGCGTGCCGACGAACCTCGCCAGCTTTTCTCGTGATTCTTCGACGATAGGCCAGTACTTCTGCTGGTGCTTCAACGGGTCGCTGTCGAAGGCCCGGATGGCCTCGGTCACGCGGTCCACCACCGGCTTGGGCGACGGACCGACCGAGCCGCCCTGGAGAAAGGCGATATCGGGTTCCAGGTAAAACTGGTCGCGGCGGATCCCCTTCCAGAATGCTTCGTCCGGAGGGGGCAGCGTGTCGGTCTGGACCGGGCCAGTTTCTTTGCTCATTCGGGTTCTCCCGTGGCTGTTACTGGTGCAAGGGCAACGTACAGGACGGCCGCGCGACTTTGCGGAACGCCCGGATCGTCTTACAGGACAGCCCGCGCGACCTTTCGGAACGCCCGGATCACGTCGTCCACGTCTTCATCGGTCAACTGGGCGGGCAGCGGCAAGATGCGTGCCCGGTCGAGCAGATCGTCGCTGCGCGGCAGCATGCCGGCACGGTATTCCATCGGGCTTTCGGCGTTGAACGGGCAGGTCCAGGGGCATCCTGCGGTCGTCACCGGTGCCTTATTCAGAAGGTTGGACATGTACCGGTACTGGTGAATGCCCCCGTGGGGCTCGCCGGCCGGGATGCCTTCCGCCCGTATTGCCGCGGTGAAACGGGCCGCCGCTTCCGCCGAGTCGTGGATCCAGGAGAAATAGGCGCCGCTGTCGCCTTCGGGATCCGCGATTCGTCGAAGCCGGATGCCCGGCGTCTTGCCGAGGGTCTCCCGCAGCCTGACCTGGTGGCGTTGCATGCCCTGCAGGATGGAAGGCAGTTTCTCCAGCTGCACGAGGCCCACCGCGCCGCGGAGTTCGTCCATGCGGACCCCCATGCCGAAGGTCTCGAACGCCGAGTCCTCTCCTGACGAGACGCCTTCGAGATCCCGTTCGAATCCCGTGTCGTGGAAGCAAACCGCCCGGCGGAAGACCTCGTCGTCGTCCGTCGTGACCATCCCGCCTTCGCCGGTGGTGAAGTTCTTGTTGTACTGCAGGCTGGTCGCACCCGCCGTGCCCATGGATCCCACGGGCCGGCCATCAATGCGCGCGCCCGCTGCCTGGGAGCAGTCCTCGAGCACGGGGATCCCATGCCGGTCCGCCACCTCCAGGATGGCGGGCATGTCGGCAACTGTTCCTGCCATGTGTACGGCGATGATAACCCGCGTGCGGGGCGTGATGTGGCGTTCGATGTCGCCGGGGTCGAGGTTCAGCGTCTCGTCGATGTCGGCGAGGACCGGTACGGCGCGCAGATGCACGACCGCGTTGACGTCGGCGATCCACATGAAGGCCGGCATGATGACTTCCGTGCCCGGACCCGCGTCGAGAGCGGCCAGGGCCACGGAAAGCGCCGTGCTCCCGCTGTGGGTGGCGAGGGCGAAACGCGTGCCCACGTACCGGGCGTAGGCCGCTTCGAACCGGTCGACCTTGCCGAGGGGCTCGATGCCGTAGTATCGGAAGGGTGAGCGGGCTTCGATGACTTCAATGGCGGCCCGTTTTTCTTCTTCCCCGTAAACCGCGCCACCGGGGATCAGCGGTGGCCAGTTTTCCGTGCGGACCGGAGTTCCGCCGTCGATTGCCAGGGATTCCGCCATGGTCGTCCTGATTCAACGATCGAGCTTACATCGTAAGTATGCGGAATGGTTGGAATGAGATGCAGGACTATAACAAGGCATGCCGCCCGGTTCAAGTACAATTTACCGTCGTTCGAGGCAGACTGCGAGGGCGGGTAGCAGTCGATTTGGACCGCCCGCCCGCCAGTCTTGCTCCTCGACCGGCCCCGTAACGTCCAGCCGGCCAGCTCGTCAACCAGTCCTGCTCGACAATCGGCCTGCCACGTCCAGCAGGCGATCCTTCCAGGCGACCCGGCCGAGCCAGTCGTCGGGGATGCCGCCAAGACCGTACAGCGCTCCGGCGAGTTGTCCCGTCACCGCGGCGACCGTGTCGGCGTCGTCGGCCAGGTTGGCCGCGACCAGCACGGCGCTGCGGAAATCGGAGGTGCGTGCCACCGACCAGAGGGCGGCTTCCATCGTGCTGGCGACGTAACCGCTCGAGCTGATCTCTTCCCGGGCTTTTCCTCGCCAGCTTCCGGCCAGGATCCGGGAGATCTCCGGCGCCCCGTCGAAGGATCTCGGCGCGAGAAGGTCCGCTTTCGCCTTTCCGGATATGGCATCCGCCAGCAGGGCCGCGAAGCCCCGGCAGGCATCCACCGCGGTTTCGGCTCCGTGCGTCGTCCGGGACTGTTCCGCCGCCGCTGCGTCGAGTATTGCGCGGTCGTCCCAGTAGCGCAGGGCGACGGGCGAAAGCCGCATCAGCGAGCCGTTTCCCGCGGAGTGCGGGTCAGTGGAGCCGGCGAGCGGATCGCCGGTTCGTTCATATCGGGTGAGGGCCGCGCGTGTGGTATTCCCGATGTCGAAGCAATGGCCGGTACAGGAGTATTCCCCTTTTCTCATCCAGCGGACGAACCGGTCCATCAGGTCCCGGACGTCGAGCATCCCGCAATTGGCAAGGCTTTCGGCCAGGGCCAGCGCCATCGTGGTGTCGTCGGTCCATTCGCCGGCGGCCAGACCGAAGGGACCGCCGCCCACCATGTCTTCCATGCGCTGCTGTGCGTCGCGGCGCTCGAACTCGAGCGTCGTGCCGACCGCGTCCCCCACCGCGAGACCCAGGAAGGCGCCGATCGCACGGTCCCGGATGCTTTCCGCGGTCGTCGAGGGCAGCACCGGTACCACCGTCTCGCACTGTTGTACGTGGCGCTCCTGGTCGCGCGTTTCCAGGGCATTCGGCGAACGGGCCTCTCGTACGCGGTCTATCGCATCGTCCGGACGTTCGCCGAACTCCACGAGCAAACGCGCGGCGACGGTCCCCGCACGGCCCAGGCCGCCTTTGCAGTGAACGAGCACGTCGAAGCCGAGCCGCAGGCGGTCCCGGATGGCCGCTCCCGCATGTACCCAGGCCTTTTCGAATTCCGCTCCAGGCGGCTGCCCGTCCGGTATGGGCAGGTGCCACCACTCCATGTGCCGGTCCGCGACCGCCAGGGAAAGGTCCTGCACCTCCAGGTCCCGGATTTCTTCCCTGGTGATCAGGCTGACGACCGCTGTAGCGCCCCACCTGCTGATCCGGTCGAGGTCCGGGTCAAGGTCGCGTTCCCAGTTCCCCGCGAGGCCCCAGGGGTATTTCTTGCCGGGGCACAGGGTGACGCCGATGCGGCCGTAGCCGTCCTTCGGACGTAACGAGTCGACGCGAATGGGGTGGGTCTCGCTTGTTTTTATTGTATTGGACATGTACCGCTTTCCTTTCGGCAATCATCGTGAAGGCGACCGTTTTACGTCTCCCCGTCGCCTGGACGTCCCGACGATAATCCGGCATACCTTCGACCGCAAGAAATATCCGTGTTTCCGATCCTGTTTGCAAACGTATTCAACCACGGCAGCGGCTTAGCAACGTGGTAGTACCCGCGCCCCGCACACGGCACCCATGCCCCGGCGGCATCTGGGCCCACACGGTGCACCTGCGCCCCGGTGTCAGCCACGCAACGTTTCCCTTGACAGCCGCCTTCACCGTTCCTATTTTGTGCGGCGTCAGGGGCTGTAGCTCAGCTGGGAGAGCGCATGAATGGCATTCATGAGGTCAGCGGTTCGATCCCGCTCAGCTCCACTACCCGATGGTGGCGACCTCATCCTTATTTGGCGGTCCCTGGTGGATTGACCGAGGTCCCAGCCAGTCCGGTCGTCGTATCGTTTTGTAGCAATCCATCATAAACAGTCGGTTACTCGTATACAGCGCGCACTATGCTCAGCACCATCTGCACAGTTAATCGCAGTATACCGACCAGCCGTTTACGCACCCTGGGCCGGCTGACGATCTTCCTGTCTTTACTGTGTGCGTCTCCCGCATGGCTTCAGGCGGGCCCCCTACATGCCGACGTTTCACCGACCGACGCTTCTTCACTTTCAGCGTCGGTTTTTGTTTATGTACCGTTCCATTCCCCGGATACGAGCGCGGCTTCGGCCACCGCAGCGGCGACTACCCCGGCCAACACCAACACCCCGTCCACGCCCACGGCCACTGAAGGCAATCAGGGGATCGTCGCGGAAACGGCGAAGGGGGATGAGGGGCTCGCATCCGGTTCCGCCGTCCCGGACGCGGTTTCTGTAGCGGACACCTACCTCGAAGAACAGTCCGGCACCGCCGGTTTTTCCCTGCTCGCCCCCTACCTGGATGAATTCGACCGCGTCGAGGCCCCCGAACCTCCGTGGCCCGATTTCGGCCGTTTCGACGTTCCCATCAGCTACAACGACCGGGTGAAAACGGCAATCCACGTCCTGCGGGGCGACGCTTCCGGTGTTTTCGCCGAATGGCTGGGCCGGACCAACCGCTACCGGGCCATGATCCAGTCGATACTCTCCAGGTCCGGATTGCCCGGCGACCTGGTCTACGTCGCCATGGTCGAAAGCGGCTTCGATCCCCGGGCGCGCTCCCGGGAAGGCGGGGCGGGCCTGTGGCAACTTTCTCCGGCGGACGCGGCACGCTACGGACTGACCCGGAACGATGAGATCGACGAGCGTTACGACCCGGAGAAGTCCACACGGGCGGCGGCGGCGAGGTTCAAGGACCTCTACCTGGAGCTGGGCAGTTGGGACCTCGTCCTGGCGGCCCATCATGCCGGGTCCGAACCCGTGCAGCGGGCGGGGAGCCTGAGTCTCTGGAACATGAGGCTGCCCGGCCGATCGATCCCCTTCGTCGCCTTCGTCATGGCATCGGCCATTATCTCCAAGTCGCCCGAAGTATACGGATTCGAACCCCTGGGCGGCCTTCCGGTGATCCACGAGGCCGTACCGGTGCAGCGTGCGATGTTACTGGAAGAAGTGGCAGAGGGTTTGAAGATCCAGGTCGAGAAGCTCCGAGAGCTGAATCCGGAATTGCGGCGCTGGAAGGCCGTGCCCGGATTCGATCTCAACGTGCCGCTGGGCACCAGGCGTACCTACGCCGCGTGGGCCGGCATCGAACCGCCCGGACCGGATCCATCCGAGATGACGTTTTACCGGGTCCGGCGCGGAGACACCCTGGGGCGGATTTCCCGCCGGTTCGGCGTGCGCACGGGGGATATCATCACCGAGAACAACATTCGACGCCCGAACCGGTTGCGGATCGGCCAGGTACTCGCCATACCTCTTTTCGGCTCATCGATCCGTTCGTCGAATCAGTCGATTGCCAATCGGAGGCCCAGAGACGTGCCGCCGCCCGATCCCGCGACCCATCAGGCCATCTCCTACCGGATCAGACGGGGCGATACGCTGGCGCGCATCAGCAGGAGATACGGCGTTTCGATGGCCAACCTGCAGGACTGGAACAAGCTGAACAATCCGGGAGACATCATCGCGGGCCGCAGCCTGACCATCTACGTTCCGCGCCCGAGCGGCACCGCGGGCGGCGGTTCGACGCAGACCGGCACGCCCGGGACGGGAAGCGGACCGAACCGCGGAGAGGGCGGAGCTGCGGCATCCGGTGCCATCATCTACACCGTAAAACCGGGTGACACCCTCTGGGATATAGCACGGGCCCACAATGTGACCGTGAGCGCACTGCGCAGGACGAACGGATTGGGCAGGCGCACCGCCATACATCCCGGAGACCGGCTTCGCATCGACCCTTCCGACTCCTAAAAGTCATTGACATTCTTATACTAACGTGATATTTTGGTCACGAATATTCGGGTCCGGAGGCGGTCCCGGATTGAACCCGATTTCGAATGTGACGCGGGATAGCGGAGCGTTGCCATGGCGCGAAAATCAGACTGGATTATCGGCGGCCTGCTCGGTGGCGGTGTGCTGGTTATCGTCATCGTCATGTTACTGCTTGTTGCCGGACCCATGCTGAGCAGCGACAGTTCCCTTTCCGGTATGGGCGGCGGCCGGGTCGCGCTGGTCGAAGTCCGAGGTACGATTACCCGGGGTGATGACACGGTCAGGCAGATCGTCAAGCACCGCGAGGACGATTCCGTGCGGGCCATCGTGCTACGCATCGACAGTCCCGGCGGCGCCGTAGCCCCCACGCAGGAGATCTTCGACGAACTGCGCAAGACCCGGGAAGCGGGCAAGATCATCGTGGCGTCCATGGGCAGCATAGCGGCATCGGGCGGATACTACATCGCCTGCGCAGCCGACTCCATCGTCGCCAACCCCGGCACGATCACAGGAAGCATCGGCGTGATCACCGTCGCACCGAACGCGGAAGATCTGCTCGAAAAGATCGGCATCGACTGGCAAGTCGTCAAAAGCGGCCGGCACAAGGACATAGGTTCGCTGAACCGCAGCATGACCGACGAGGAAATGGGGATCGTGCAGTCCGTAGTCGACGACGTATACGACCAGTTTGTCGGCGCGGTGGCCAGTTACAGGCCGCTTTCCCGCGAAGAGGTGGTCGAACGGGCGGACGGTCGGATATACACCGGAAACCAGGCACTGCCCCTGGGTCTCGTGGACCGCCTGGGTACCTACCAGGACGCGATCGCCCTGGCCGGCAGGATGTCCGGTCTATCGGAAAAGCCCAATGTGGTGCGGGAACGGCCCAAGACGTTTTTCGAACTGTTGTTGGATAACATGGAGACGATGACCGGTCTGTATTCACCGGGCATCGTCGAATACCGGTATCGATAATGCGGCAACATCTACGATCAAGGAGATTGGTATGACTAAGGCCGATATCGTGGCTCGCATCGCACAATCCACCGGGATGACCAAGGTGGACACCGCGGAAGTGCTGAACGCGTTGCTGGATTCGATCTCATCCGCGCTGGGCAGGGGCGAGAAGATCGAACTGCGTGGATTCGGCATCTTCAAGGTGAAGGAAAGGAAGGCGCGCGTCGCCCGCAATCCGAAAACCGGAACCGGGATCCGGATTCCACCGTGCGTGGTGCCGGTTTTCAAACCGTCAGACCATCTGAAAAACCGAGTACAGAAGGAAAACTAACCCAAGGGAGACAGACGTGCCGAGTGGTAAGAAACGCAAGCGGTCGAAGATCGCTACCCATAAGCGCAAGAAGCGCTTGCGGGCCGACAGGCATAAGAAGAAGTAAGATCGGCGGTCAACCGGCGGCCAGACGGCTGCCTTCGAGCCTTTGAAAGCAGCGGGTGTCCTCCTCGGGACGCTCCGCCGGTCCTGCGCCGTCCTGCCCCGAAGTCCTACCTCGCACCGGAAAAATCCTCGCCGATATAGAGATCCGTGAAGATCACGGTCTTGCCGCCGAATCGGTTGGTTTTGAGTCCCCTGAGCCACGGCTTGAAGAGGTGGTTCGCCATGGGATGGAAGACGAAGGCGGCCCCCGCCTCCTCGACCAGAATGCGTTCGGCCCGGCGGATGATTTCCGTCCGCCGTTCAGGATCCAGTTCCTGGTCCGCCGCGTCCAGCAACGCCTCGAATTCCGTGTGTTCGAAATCGTGGCGGCTGCGCCCGCGCGTTCCGGGGCGCCAGATCATGTCCAGCATGTTCTTGGGATCCCGGTAGTCCCCGAAGAAAGGTACCATCCCCAGGTCGATGTTCCAGTTGAACATGTAGTTGGTGAATACCGGGTAATCGGCGCTGCGGAACGTAATGCCGATGCCCAGGTGCTCCCGCAGCATGCCCTGGATCACCTCGGCAACCATCCGGATATCGGGTCTCGGCTGCCTCAGCCACATCTCCATCACCGGGAATCCGCGGCCTCCCGGATAACCCGCCTCTGCCAGCAACTTCCGCGCCTCTTCGGGATCGAAATCCTGGTAGGCTTTGTAGTCGTCATGGGCGTCGAAGGTGACCGGCAGCATGGAATAGGCGGGAACGGCGGCGCCGTGAAGGACTACGCGGCAGATCGTTTCCCGGTCGATGGCCCGGGCGATGGCGCGCCGGACCCGGGCGTCGTCAAAGGGCGGATTCCGTGTATTGAAGAAGATGTACCAGGTGCCGTCGGTCGGGTTGGAAACGAGTTCCGAGCTCAGTTCGGGATCGCGCTGTACACGGATCAACTCGTTGGCCTGTACCTCGGCGAATCCCACCTCGTCGTTTTCGTAGGGGAGCAGGTTGGCCGTGGACGGATGGCGGAAGACGCGGTGTATCTTGTCCACGTAACCCTTGATGGGGCCATCGTAATAGGGATTGAGCTCGAAATCCATGTGGCTGCCGTGCTTCCATTCCGTCAGCATGTAGCTCGAATTGGTCACGCAGTTCCCTTCTTCGGTCCACCGGGGTCCGTGCTTCTCCACCTGCCACCGGGGCACCGGCATGGAGGTGGGGACGGAGAGAATGAGTCCCAGGTACGGCGCAGGATGGGTGGTTTCGAAGGTCAGCGTATGGTCGTCGACGGCCCTGACGCCCAGCATTTCCGGGTCGGCGTTCTGGGTCTGGCTGTAGGTCGTCGCACCCACGATGTCGCTGTAGAACGCGGCGTATGGATTGGCCGTCTCGTAGGATAGGGACCTGCGGAAGGTATAGACGAAGTCGTGGGCGGTGACGGGCCGGCCGTCGCTCCACCTCCCTGTTTTGCGCAGATAGAAGGTCCAGGTCTTGCCGTCGGG
This sequence is a window from Gemmatimonadota bacterium. Protein-coding genes within it:
- a CDS encoding LysM peptidoglycan-binding domain-containing protein, whose product is MLSTICTVNRSIPTSRLRTLGRLTIFLSLLCASPAWLQAGPLHADVSPTDASSLSASVFVYVPFHSPDTSAASATAAATTPANTNTPSTPTATEGNQGIVAETAKGDEGLASGSAVPDAVSVADTYLEEQSGTAGFSLLAPYLDEFDRVEAPEPPWPDFGRFDVPISYNDRVKTAIHVLRGDASGVFAEWLGRTNRYRAMIQSILSRSGLPGDLVYVAMVESGFDPRARSREGGAGLWQLSPADAARYGLTRNDEIDERYDPEKSTRAAAARFKDLYLELGSWDLVLAAHHAGSEPVQRAGSLSLWNMRLPGRSIPFVAFVMASAIISKSPEVYGFEPLGGLPVIHEAVPVQRAMLLEEVAEGLKIQVEKLRELNPELRRWKAVPGFDLNVPLGTRRTYAAWAGIEPPGPDPSEMTFYRVRRGDTLGRISRRFGVRTGDIITENNIRRPNRLRIGQVLAIPLFGSSIRSSNQSIANRRPRDVPPPDPATHQAISYRIRRGDTLARISRRYGVSMANLQDWNKLNNPGDIIAGRSLTIYVPRPSGTAGGGSTQTGTPGTGSGPNRGEGGAAASGAIIYTVKPGDTLWDIARAHNVTVSALRRTNGLGRRTAIHPGDRLRIDPSDS
- a CDS encoding integration host factor subunit beta; its protein translation is MTKADIVARIAQSTGMTKVDTAEVLNALLDSISSALGRGEKIELRGFGIFKVKERKARVARNPKTGTGIRIPPCVVPVFKPSDHLKNRVQKEN
- a CDS encoding ADP-ribosylglycohydrolase family protein, giving the protein MSNTIKTSETHPIRVDSLRPKDGYGRIGVTLCPGKKYPWGLAGNWERDLDPDLDRISRWGATAVVSLITREEIRDLEVQDLSLAVADRHMEWWHLPIPDGQPPGAEFEKAWVHAGAAIRDRLRLGFDVLVHCKGGLGRAGTVAARLLVEFGERPDDAIDRVREARSPNALETRDQERHVQQCETVVPVLPSTTAESIRDRAIGAFLGLAVGDAVGTTLEFERRDAQQRMEDMVGGGPFGLAAGEWTDDTTMALALAESLANCGMLDVRDLMDRFVRWMRKGEYSCTGHCFDIGNTTRAALTRYERTGDPLAGSTDPHSAGNGSLMRLSPVALRYWDDRAILDAAAAEQSRTTHGAETAVDACRGFAALLADAISGKAKADLLAPRSFDGAPEISRILAGSWRGKAREEISSSGYVASTMEAALWSVARTSDFRSAVLVAANLADDADTVAAVTGQLAGALYGLGGIPDDWLGRVAWKDRLLDVAGRLSSRTG
- the sppA gene encoding signal peptide peptidase SppA: MARKSDWIIGGLLGGGVLVIVIVMLLLVAGPMLSSDSSLSGMGGGRVALVEVRGTITRGDDTVRQIVKHREDDSVRAIVLRIDSPGGAVAPTQEIFDELRKTREAGKIIVASMGSIAASGGYYIACAADSIVANPGTITGSIGVITVAPNAEDLLEKIGIDWQVVKSGRHKDIGSLNRSMTDEEMGIVQSVVDDVYDQFVGAVASYRPLSREEVVERADGRIYTGNQALPLGLVDRLGTYQDAIALAGRMSGLSEKPNVVRERPKTFFELLLDNMETMTGLYSPGIVEYRYR
- a CDS encoding peptide ABC transporter substrate-binding protein yields the protein MNSKLRAILATSLLVCAGMLLAEAVPLSPQDTDPIYNAIGKRMPPDAAPLEFQTYRFMRDEPRSLDVSVNLYVGQWNEFLFETLVAKDENGDLIPAAADRWEVSPDGKTWTFYLRKTGRWSDGRPVTAHDFVYTFRRSLSYETANPYAAFYSDIVGATTYSQTQNADPEMLGVRAVDDHTLTFETTHPAPYLGLILSVPTSMPVPRWQVEKHGPRWTEEGNCVTNSSYMLTEWKHGSHMDFELNPYYDGPIKGYVDKIHRVFRHPSTANLLPYENDEVGFAEVQANELIRVQRDPELSSELVSNPTDGTWYIFFNTRNPPFDDARVRRAIARAIDRETICRVVLHGAAVPAYSMLPVTFDAHDDYKAYQDFDPEEARKLLAEAGYPGGRGFPVMEMWLRQPRPDIRMVAEVIQGMLREHLGIGITFRSADYPVFTNYMFNWNIDLGMVPFFGDYRDPKNMLDMIWRPGTRGRSRHDFEHTEFEALLDAADQELDPERRTEIIRRAERILVEEAGAAFVFHPMANHLFKPWLRGLKTNRFGGKTVIFTDLYIGEDFSGAR